Part of the Bacteroidota bacterium genome, CCTAACAGCAGGATTTGCAGCTTGTATATTGCAACACAATCCTGGTTTTACCAATATGGATTTGTTTTATGAGTTGGAGAAATCAGGACACCTCTACCCATATTTTGACTATGCGCATGGATATGGCGTTCCACAAGCATCCTATTTTTTAGATGCAGATAAAAAACCAATTCAGCAAACATTTGAATTTATTGAAGAAGATGATAAATTGATTGTTCGGGCAATTTTAGAAAACTACAACAATAAAAATGCGACAAACAGCAATCATCTTTTGTATTATAACATGGAAGGAGAAGACGGTATTCTTGAGTCCTATTATGTTGTTGAAGTCTCACAAGAAGTAGTTCTTGAATTTGATCGGACAGAGATGGATGCAACTCCCAAAACGATCAATGTACATTTTAGAGGATTCAGCTCTCATTATAAATTTTAAAGATAAAAAAATGCATAAAGTACTTTTTATAAGCATACTGCTCCTAACCTCATTTTGTCTGTCAGCACAAGATGTTGTGTTTGAAAATGAAGTTAAAGATTATAGTCAATTAGATGAAAACGGACCTAACCTTAAAAAGTTCAGTCACACCTATGTGACCTATGGCTTAAATCTAGGAGAAAACATAGCAGGTGCAAAAATTCATTATGGCAGCTCCGGCTTTTATGAATTTGGGTTCCGACACAAACGAAAATTCAGTAAAGTATTTTCAGGAGGCTATGGAGTAAGTGGTCGTTTTTCATCGTTTAAGCTGGTTCAGGAAGCGGGAAAGATATTGCCAGATGCTAGCATTAATAAAAAAGAAACGCTGAGCTTTTATAGCATTGGTGGCGAATTATATTTCAGAATTAATTTTTCGAAAAAAAGAGGAAATTTAATCGGACTATATATGGATCTGGGAGGACGAGCAGATTATAATTACCACATGCTACTTCAACGAAAAAATAAGGTTGGCAGCGTCACGTTTAAATCTAACAGTTATGGTTATGATTTCGACATTCCATATAATTTTGGCCCCTTGTTTCGTTTTGGTTATAACCAATTTGCTCTTACGGCTAATTATCGTTATTCCGATTTTTTTAAAAGCAGTGCTAACCTTCCCGAATTACCAAGATTAATGCTAGGTATAGAAATCAGCACATTTGACTAAAAATGGGTACGTATAAACATATTGCGCCCATTTGTTTATTTGTTTACGGACGACCAGAGCATACCCTCAAAACGCTTCGTAGTCTTACCCAAAACTTATTAGCCAAGGATTCAGTTTTATATATTTATGCTGATGGCCCTAAAGATGGTATTGGCGAAACTGCTCAAAAAAACATAGCAGAAGTCAGGCGAATAATAAGATCAGAAAGTTGGTGTAAAGAGGTTCACATAATTGAATCAGATAAAAATAAAGGACTGGCAAATTCAATTATTTCAGGTGTAAGCGAAATAATTGAAAAACACGGTCGAGTTATCATTTTAGAAGATGATCTTGTTCTGTCTCCTTATTTTTTAGAATACATGAATGATGCGCTGGATTTTTATGCGGATCATGAGGAAGTTATGCATATAGCAGGATTTACACCTAGTTTCAAAACACAACTGAATGAAACATTCTTTTTTCCTGTTCCAACATGCTGGGGCTGGGCTACCTGGCAAAGAGCATGGAAAGAGTTCAACCCTTCTGCTGCTGATTTAATGACTAAAGTACTTGAAAAAGGACAAAATCAATTTGACTTCAATCGGAGTATCAATTATGTCAGAATGCTCAATCGAAATGTACATGCTAAAGTTGATTCGTGGTTCATTCGCTGGTATGCTTCTATTTATTTGCAGGATGGCTTGTGTCTGCATCCCGGAAAATCTTTAGTGCAAAATATTGGCCTTGATCGCACTGGAGTTAATTCCTACAAATCAAATGTATTTGAAACCCAGCTTGCTGAAAAAGTAAACATACAGAAAATACCTTTAGAACTATCGAAGAAAGCTATTAAAGCTTATAAGCGATTCAATTGGAAAGTGAAAATGCGGCACACACCTGAATATATTTGGCGTGTTTTGACTGGCAATGTGGATACATAAGAAGTATAAACTGAGTCAGAAAGAATAGGAGACTTCAAGATAATTTGAGTAATAATTTCTAAATTTACATCAAGAATCAAATAAATGGGACGACCAACAGTACATTTCGCAGATAATAAAACCAATAACGCTTTAAAAAAACTCTACAATAAATTAAGTCCTGCTGGAACGCCTGTGCAAAGACTAGAATATTTCATCGAATTAATTTTGTTACGGATTTTCGAAACCAAAGTCAAACAAGACAACAACTTCAAACCACTTCGACCATTATTTTCTGCTGATAATAAATGGAAGAATCCAAAAACAGGAGACCGCGAATGGAAAACAATGTAGCAAATACGGGCTTATTTTCAGAAATTAAAACTTTAATAGAAAGCAGTAGAAGAAATGTTGCCCTTGTTGTAAATACTGAAATAAGTATGCTATACTGGAGTATTGGGCAAAAAATAAGTGTTTCTGTTTTACAAAATAAAAGAGGCGAATACGGTAAACAGATTGTCTCTACACTGTCGCGACAATTACACCTCGAATTTGGTAGTGGATGGAGTGAAAAGCAATTACGGCATTGTCTCCGTTTCTATGAAGTTTATCCTGATATTCAAATTGTCTCTACACTGTGGAGACAATTGAGCTGGTCACATTTAAAAGAACTTATTCCAATACATGACTGTATAAAACGGGATTTTTACATTGAAATGTGTAAAATAGAAAAGTGGAGTGTACGTACTTTAAGAGAACGTATTAACTCCATGCTATTTGAACGCACGGCCATCAGCAAAAAACCAGATAAAACCATCATTAACGAAATTGAAGAATTAAAAAGCGACCAGAAACTCAGCCCCGATTTGGTTTTCAAAGACCCATATTTTCTAGATTTTTTGGGTTTGAAAAATACATTCTCTGAAAAAAATCTTGAGTCGGCCATATTAACCGAACTACAGGAATTTATTATTGAATTAGGTTCTGACTTTGCCTTTTTAGCCCGTCAAAAGCACATTACTATTGATCATGACGATTATTATATTGATTTACTTTTTTACCATCGCCAGTTGAAATGCTTGGTCGCCATTGAATTAAAAATTGGTAAATTCAAGGCATCTTACAAAGGGCAAATGGAATTGTATTTACGATGGCTGGAAAAACATGAGCAAGTACAAGGCGAAAATTCGCCCATTGGATTAATCCTCTGTACAGGGAAAAACGAAGAACATGTAGAGTTATTGCAATTAGACAAAAGCAATATTCGTGTTGCTGAGTATCTGACCAAACTACCAGCTAAAAAAGTATTGGAAGCCAAATTACATCAGTCAGTTGAAAGAGCAAAAAACAGGTTAACCCAAAATTCAGATCAGGAATATGGCAAAGAAAATTAACGAAGCAACATCAACAGACATTCCTGTTATCCAGCGACTCGTAAATGGTTATAGTTGGAAATTGGGCGACATCTTATTGTATCAAGCTACTTATAGAATAATCGATAATTTAAAAGCTGATTATTCAACTTTAAGTTATTAGAAACAAAAAAAACACGTGACTAATCATCCTAAAATATCAATCATCACAGTAACCTACAATGCTGAAAAGCTAATAGAACGAACCATCAATAGTGTTGTGGGGCAAAGCTATTCCAATATTGAATACATTCTTGTTGATGGAGCCTCTACCGACCTAACTCTTACTGTCGTAAAAAAGCACGAAAAGAAAATTGCAAAGGTTATTTCTGAACCCGACAAAGGATTGTATGATGCCATGAATAAAGGTTTAAGTCTGGCCAGTGGCGATTATGTTTGGTTTTTAAACGCTGGTGATGAAATTAATGATTTGGACACAGTGGAAAAGATGATTGCTATGGGGCAATCTGATATTTACTATAGCGACACCCTGGTTGTAAATGACGAAGGACAAAATATTGGATTATTGAGTCAGCTTACCCATAATAATGCACCCGATAATTTAAGCTGGAAAAATATGAAAAAAGGGATGGTTGTATGCCATCAAAGCTTTGTGGTTAAACGAGATATAGCTCCCTCCTACTCAAAAAACTATAAACTGAGTGCAGATATCGATTGGGTTATTAGATGCTTGAAAGCATCGAAATCGGTTATCAAATGTGACTTTGTTTTAGCAAAGTTTTTAACAGCCGGATTAAGCAAACAGTATTTGGGAAGTAGCATGAAGGAACGTTATTCTATTTTGAAAAGCCACTTTGGTTTTATTCCCAATCTTTGGAGTCATGTATTTCTGATGTTGCGATTCCTTAAGTCAGGACGAAAAAACAAACTTCAATAAATCATTCATATGAAAAAAATCTTATTACTCTCTTGTTTTCTTATTCCTTCCATTTTATTTGCCCAAGATAAATCGGTAGATGCCCTAACAGTTTGGAACAACTACTTGGAAGCAATTGGTGGTGAAGATCTTAAACAGATTAAAACATTTGAATCAATAAATAATTTCGGAGTGAATACTAAGGCCACAATGAAAGTTAAAATAATATACCCTAATAAGCATTACATGAAAATATCGGATCCTGAAGGTGAGTTTATCTCCATTTACAATGATGGTCAGGGAATTAATATTATTGATGGAAAAGCAACAAAAATGAGCGAATCAGAATTACATTCTTCCAGAATGTCATCGTTAATTTTTCCAGAGTATTATGCCGTAGAACAAGGTAATAAAATTATTCTCGAGGAAACTATCGAAGGTGAATCCGAAACAACTTATGTTATTTTAGTTAGTGATGAATACCGATCGATGAAATACCATATTAGTGGAAAAACCTGGCTTCCTATAAAATCTGAAGATATGGGAAAAGAATTAATTCTAAACACATTTATTACTGAACAAAACATCACGATGCCTTCAAAATCCACTTTTATTGCTGACAGTTATGAATTTTCTGTTGAATTAGTTAGTTTCAAATTGAATGGAAGAATTAAGAAATCATATTTTGATATTTCAAAATATACTAAATAATATTCTCCATTGAGCGAAATTGCAACTGATATTATTCAAAAGCATCTAAAACCTAATGACAAATTTATTTATGGATATGCAATTCTGAAAGGCTTGCCTGATCCTGTTTTTGGGAACTATCAATATGGGATTTCT contains:
- a CDS encoding glycosyltransferase — encoded protein: MGTYKHIAPICLFVYGRPEHTLKTLRSLTQNLLAKDSVLYIYADGPKDGIGETAQKNIAEVRRIIRSESWCKEVHIIESDKNKGLANSIISGVSEIIEKHGRVIILEDDLVLSPYFLEYMNDALDFYADHEEVMHIAGFTPSFKTQLNETFFFPVPTCWGWATWQRAWKEFNPSAADLMTKVLEKGQNQFDFNRSINYVRMLNRNVHAKVDSWFIRWYASIYLQDGLCLHPGKSLVQNIGLDRTGVNSYKSNVFETQLAEKVNIQKIPLELSKKAIKAYKRFNWKVKMRHTPEYIWRVLTGNVDT
- a CDS encoding DUF1016 domain-containing protein, producing MENNVANTGLFSEIKTLIESSRRNVALVVNTEISMLYWSIGQKISVSVLQNKRGEYGKQIVSTLSRQLHLEFGSGWSEKQLRHCLRFYEVYPDIQIVSTLWRQLSWSHLKELIPIHDCIKRDFYIEMCKIEKWSVRTLRERINSMLFERTAISKKPDKTIINEIEELKSDQKLSPDLVFKDPYFLDFLGLKNTFSEKNLESAILTELQEFIIELGSDFAFLARQKHITIDHDDYYIDLLFYHRQLKCLVAIELKIGKFKASYKGQMELYLRWLEKHEQVQGENSPIGLILCTGKNEEHVELLQLDKSNIRVAEYLTKLPAKKVLEAKLHQSVERAKNRLTQNSDQEYGKEN
- a CDS encoding glycosyltransferase, with amino-acid sequence MTNHPKISIITVTYNAEKLIERTINSVVGQSYSNIEYILVDGASTDLTLTVVKKHEKKIAKVISEPDKGLYDAMNKGLSLASGDYVWFLNAGDEINDLDTVEKMIAMGQSDIYYSDTLVVNDEGQNIGLLSQLTHNNAPDNLSWKNMKKGMVVCHQSFVVKRDIAPSYSKNYKLSADIDWVIRCLKASKSVIKCDFVLAKFLTAGLSKQYLGSSMKERYSILKSHFGFIPNLWSHVFLMLRFLKSGRKNKLQ